The genomic DNA AATCCGCAGCCGCTGCTGGAGCACATATCATTTCTGTCCCGCACGAAATCAGCGCGCATCATGATTTCAGTTCTGCAAAAGCGATCGCCAAGAGTCTCGATGATCCAGTGATCCACGAGCTGTTGGGATGAACAAGTCGTCGACGCTTGATCAGATACCGGAGAAAATGACGCTCAGACGTCAGTTGATCAGGCTGGTTTTGTTAGCAGGATTCACTTACCTGGGGTTTTGTTTGATGCTGGCGTTTCTTCAGCGCAAGTTGATTTATGTTCCGCGAGCTGCACCGGTCTTGCTTGCAGAATCTGGTTACCCTGAGGAGCGAATTCGCGAAATCGTTCTTTCCGTTGATGACGGCCTGAACCTCTACGGGTGGTATTGTCTGCCCGATACCGGCAAGGCGCCGGCATCTCCCAGGTTGGCACTGATCTTTCCCGGGAATGGTGGCAACCGGCTCAATCGCGTGCGAATTTTGGAGTTAGTGAATGACCTTGGTTGTGCTGCTCTGATTGTCGATTATCGCGGCTACGGTGGGAGTCATGGTGCTCCTTCAGAGGAAGCGATCGCGACTGATTGCCGAAAGGTTTGGGGGTTCGCCACAGGCGAACTGGGATTCTCAAACGATCAGATTATCGTCTTTGGACAATCGTTGGGTGGTGGCGTTGCGACTCGTCTCGTCTGGGAGCTTTGTCAGGAAAATCAGGCACCAGCGGGGCTCGTTCTTCAGGCAACGTTTACTTCTCTCGTGGATGCCGCTCAACACCGTTTCCCGTGGCTGCCGGTCAATCTGTTACTTGTTGACAGGTATCCGTCAATCAATCGCATCCCCGATATTACCTGTCCTCTACTCATGCTGCACGGAAGGCAGGATGAAATTGTTCCACTCCAGCTTGGAGAGCGACTCTTTGCGGTGGCACCAGAGGTCTCCGCAAACGGAATTCAGAAACGTTTCGTCGAGCTTCCAGATGCGGGGCATAATGATATTTATCATGTGGCGTTGGACGATGTGATAAAGGCAAAGCGTGAGTTTCTTGACTCGATTCAAGACGCGTCCCGCGGAACTGATTAGAGCAGTTTGCTCTATCGTGCCCGTGAAGAGCGCATTTCTCTAGTAAGAATGCTGTTCGTCACGAGGCAGATCCAGCAACCAATTCGAAAGATGCTCCAATGCCTCTGCTTGATCCGCAACTTCTGGCTGATGCGCATCGACATTTGTCCGGTTCCGATGACGTTCTCGCAGAAGTGATTCGTGAAGTTGGACCATGTACTCTTGATCGTCAAACAAATCGATATCGCAGCTTGCTCCGGGCGATTGTCGGTCAACAAATCTCCTCTGCGGCAGCGAAGTCTGTCTTCAATAAGCTCGAAGTTGCCGTTCATTCTAAAACGCTGAATCCGGAAGCTGTCTCGAGACTGACTGTGGCGGACCTGCGTGGTGCCGGGCTGTCTTCACAGAAGGTTCGCTACGTTCAGGATTTGACAGAACATGTTCTCGATAAAAGATTGAAGCTTCGTTCCCTGCATTACAAAAGCGACAATGAAGTCATTGAGTTGCTGACTGATGTCAAAGGGATTGGCGAATGGACGGCACAGATGTTTCTCATGTTCTCACTCGGGCGTCCTGATATCATGCCGTGGGGAGATCTGGGAATACAGGTCGCAATACGTAATCTGTATGGGTTTTCGGAGTTACCAAACAAAGCAGAATGCCTCGAAATTTCGCGTCCTTGGCGTCCGTATGCTACAATTGCCAGCTGGTATTTGTGGCGAACACTCGACTGAATAGACGGCGAATGCGACTTTCGCGGGCACGATAAGCATTGAAAATGCTTTAACACTCAATTCGGGAACGATGATGCTCAGTTTTGTTGACACGAATCGGCGCACCGGACGACGAGAGTTTTTGCGGGCTGGAAGCTTGGCCTTGGGCGGATTGGGGTTGCCGCTTGCCTTTCAGCGATCTCTCCAGGCAGCGTCAATGCCATCGCTGCTCACTGACAAAACAGTTGTCTTTGTCTTCATGCATGGTGGCCCAAGCCAGATCGAAACATTCGACCCGAAGATGGGGGCTCCGATTGGGATTTCGAGTGCAACAGGAGAAGTGAGCACAAAAGTTCCTGGTGTCACTTTCGGAGGGACGTTTCCTCGCTTAGCCAGCTTGGCTGACCAGATGACAATCG from Thalassoglobus polymorphus includes the following:
- a CDS encoding alpha/beta hydrolase gives rise to the protein MNKSSTLDQIPEKMTLRRQLIRLVLLAGFTYLGFCLMLAFLQRKLIYVPRAAPVLLAESGYPEERIREIVLSVDDGLNLYGWYCLPDTGKAPASPRLALIFPGNGGNRLNRVRILELVNDLGCAALIVDYRGYGGSHGAPSEEAIATDCRKVWGFATGELGFSNDQIIVFGQSLGGGVATRLVWELCQENQAPAGLVLQATFTSLVDAAQHRFPWLPVNLLLVDRYPSINRIPDITCPLLMLHGRQDEIVPLQLGERLFAVAPEVSANGIQKRFVELPDAGHNDIYHVALDDVIKAKREFLDSIQDASRGTD
- a CDS encoding DNA-3-methyladenine glycosylase family protein: MPLLDPQLLADAHRHLSGSDDVLAEVIREVGPCTLDRQTNRYRSLLRAIVGQQISSAAAKSVFNKLEVAVHSKTLNPEAVSRLTVADLRGAGLSSQKVRYVQDLTEHVLDKRLKLRSLHYKSDNEVIELLTDVKGIGEWTAQMFLMFSLGRPDIMPWGDLGIQVAIRNLYGFSELPNKAECLEISRPWRPYATIASWYLWRTLD